A single region of the Deltaproteobacteria bacterium genome encodes:
- a CDS encoding pilin, with amino-acid sequence MLSRLKNRKTGGFTLIELMIVVAIIGILAAVAIPAFIKYLRKSKTVEATEGLDKVKVGASQYFQADHYDTA; translated from the coding sequence ATGTTGAGCAGACTGAAGAATCGCAAGACGGGCGGCTTCACGCTGATCGAGCTCATGATCGTGGTCGCGATCATCGGCATCCTGGCTGCGGTGGCCATCCCGGCCTTCATCAAGTACCTCAGGAAGTCGAAGACCGTGGAGGCCACCGAGGGTCTGGACAAGGTGAAGGTCGGCGCGTCGCAGTACTTCCAGGCGGACCACTACGACACGGCCG
- a CDS encoding sigma-54-dependent Fis family transcriptional regulator: MREFLEILLKRNAYQVRTADGGELGCEILTTEEFDLVITDLNMPKVGGLEVLAATKRLHPETEVVMVTAFATAETAIAAMKQGAYDYLTKPFKVDEILVTVERALEKRALVRDNVTLRAQLSDRFHLGSLVGRSSGIQQVFELIRKVAVTKTSVLIMGESGTGKELAARAIHAHSDRAEGPFVAVNCGAIPDALLESELFGHVRGAFTGATSTKEGLFATANHGTLFLDEIAELSPAMQVKLLRTLQERTIKPVGGVSELPVDVRIVAATNRNLDEEVAAGRFRSDLFYRLNVIPVCLPPLRERRADVPLLVEHFVRKFAAAQGRAIRGVTPEALSLLCSYHYPGNVRELENMIERAVTLSPGDQLDASALPELRQRPTLPAAGSPAALPEAGLDLDMHMTEIERVLVLQALDRTDGNRTEAARLLGISLRSLRYRLAKFGMEKPGAESRP; the protein is encoded by the coding sequence ATGCGGGAGTTTCTCGAGATCCTGCTCAAGCGCAACGCGTATCAGGTCCGCACCGCCGACGGCGGCGAGCTTGGCTGCGAGATCCTGACCACCGAGGAGTTCGACCTCGTGATCACGGATCTCAACATGCCCAAGGTGGGGGGCCTCGAGGTCCTGGCGGCGACGAAACGCCTGCACCCCGAGACGGAGGTCGTGATGGTCACGGCCTTCGCCACGGCGGAGACCGCCATCGCCGCCATGAAGCAGGGCGCGTACGACTACCTCACCAAGCCGTTCAAGGTGGACGAGATCCTCGTCACCGTCGAGCGCGCCCTCGAGAAGCGGGCTCTCGTCCGCGACAACGTTACCCTGCGGGCGCAGCTCAGCGATCGCTTCCACCTCGGCAGCCTCGTCGGGCGGTCGTCGGGGATCCAGCAGGTCTTCGAGCTGATCCGGAAGGTGGCGGTAACGAAGACCAGCGTGCTCATCATGGGCGAATCCGGCACGGGCAAGGAGCTCGCCGCACGCGCGATCCACGCCCACTCCGACCGCGCCGAGGGCCCATTCGTGGCGGTGAACTGCGGTGCCATCCCGGACGCCCTGCTCGAGAGCGAGCTCTTCGGGCACGTGCGGGGGGCCTTCACCGGGGCCACGAGCACGAAGGAGGGGCTCTTCGCCACCGCAAACCACGGGACCCTCTTCCTCGACGAGATCGCGGAGCTCAGCCCCGCCATGCAGGTGAAGCTCTTGCGCACGCTGCAGGAGCGCACGATCAAGCCGGTGGGCGGCGTCAGCGAGCTCCCGGTAGACGTCCGGATCGTCGCTGCCACGAACCGGAACCTCGACGAAGAGGTGGCCGCTGGGCGCTTCCGCTCGGATCTCTTCTACCGCCTGAACGTGATCCCGGTCTGCCTACCGCCGCTGCGCGAGCGACGGGCCGACGTCCCGCTGCTCGTGGAGCATTTCGTGCGGAAGTTCGCGGCGGCGCAAGGGCGCGCCATCCGCGGCGTGACCCCCGAGGCGCTCTCGCTCCTCTGCAGCTACCACTACCCTGGCAACGTGCGCGAACTCGAGAACATGATCGAGCGCGCGGTGACTCTCAGCCCGGGCGATCAACTGGATGCGTCGGCGCTCCCCGAGCTGCGCCAACGGCCAACCCTGCCGGCTGCGGGATCACCGGCGGCGCTGCCGGAGGCCGGCCTGGATCTCGACATGCACATGACGGAGATCGAGCGCGTGCTCGTGCTCCAGGCGCTCGACCGCACCGACGGGAACCGCACCGAGGCGGCCCGGCTGCTCGGCATCAGCCTGCGCTCCCTGCGCTACCGGCTGGCCAAGTTCGGCATGGAGAAGCCCGGAGCCGAAAGCCGTCCCTGA
- a CDS encoding tetratricopeptide repeat protein, producing MSSAPDSRTGSLSKGERRFARLLVPAALLVGAALPLGLVFHARAANGVHGFPLDDPWIHLTYARTLHQHRSFAYFPGDPATAGSTAPLYTLLLAAGFGATSDEKLLSYALGIAFHLGFLILFARWASRSLGSAAWALGALLLVALDRRVGILTVSGMETSLFLLLVAWAFCARQAPRGWSWGLAVGLAVWVRPDGLVLALGFGLRDLFAWLRRPADTVFDARSRLLPWVPLSLLVIGYGLFNFSLGRELLPNTFAAKTALYAAKSRGEFVTGQLQSFLLGHGWLLLMPFALVAGAVTGGQLLGRREAPLADEAAFGLGLPLAYLALLPFAHRFERYLVPALPALAILSLGGLRQALAWVRRRAPALAGRALPVSLGAVLVVACVLHAQGVALAVTEYRYYCHYHYQRHERTGRWIAAHTPPGAVVAAHDVGAVGYYSQRRIVDLAGLVSPEIVRHMGKPDYFEQLHRIFGREKVTHLALLRSWLELDNVEPLFVAHPVPEVMEVYAWAPPRAHLVPPHVTAERNLAAYELSSGRVAVGHERLKRLAREDPQSARTWMLLAEASLRRGDRPAGRKALDRVLRLNPDHPVARAWVARLARGAT from the coding sequence ATGTCTAGCGCGCCCGATAGCCGCACCGGCTCGTTGTCGAAGGGCGAGCGACGTTTCGCCCGCCTGCTCGTCCCGGCCGCGCTGCTCGTCGGGGCAGCCCTGCCACTCGGGCTGGTCTTCCACGCGCGCGCCGCCAACGGAGTGCACGGTTTTCCGCTCGACGACCCGTGGATCCACCTGACCTACGCTCGCACCCTACACCAGCACCGGAGCTTCGCCTACTTCCCCGGGGATCCCGCGACCGCCGGATCCACGGCGCCGCTCTATACCCTGCTCCTCGCGGCAGGCTTCGGCGCGACGAGCGACGAGAAGCTGCTGAGCTACGCGCTAGGGATCGCCTTCCACCTCGGGTTCTTGATCCTCTTCGCCCGCTGGGCCTCGCGCAGCCTCGGTAGCGCCGCGTGGGCGCTGGGCGCGCTGCTCCTGGTCGCGCTCGACCGTCGTGTCGGCATCCTGACCGTCTCGGGGATGGAGACCTCGCTCTTCTTGCTGCTCGTGGCCTGGGCCTTCTGCGCGCGCCAGGCGCCTCGTGGCTGGAGCTGGGGGCTCGCGGTGGGACTCGCGGTCTGGGTGCGACCGGACGGGCTGGTGCTCGCGCTCGGGTTCGGCCTGCGCGACCTTTTCGCCTGGCTGCGCCGGCCGGCGGACACGGTCTTCGACGCGCGCTCGCGGCTCCTGCCCTGGGTCCCCCTCTCTCTGCTGGTGATCGGTTACGGCCTCTTCAACTTCAGTCTCGGTCGCGAGCTCCTGCCCAACACCTTCGCCGCGAAGACGGCGCTCTACGCGGCGAAGTCGAGGGGCGAGTTCGTCACCGGCCAACTCCAGAGCTTCCTTCTGGGACACGGGTGGCTGCTGCTGATGCCCTTCGCGCTCGTCGCAGGGGCGGTCACCGGCGGCCAGCTCCTCGGGCGCCGCGAGGCCCCGCTGGCCGACGAAGCTGCCTTCGGCCTCGGGCTTCCGCTCGCCTATCTCGCGCTGCTCCCCTTCGCCCACCGCTTCGAGCGCTACCTCGTGCCCGCCTTGCCCGCGCTGGCCATCCTGAGCCTCGGCGGGCTGCGACAGGCGCTGGCCTGGGTGCGTCGGCGCGCCCCCGCCCTCGCCGGTCGGGCGCTCCCGGTCAGCCTCGGTGCCGTGCTGGTCGTGGCCTGCGTCCTCCATGCGCAGGGAGTGGCGCTCGCGGTCACCGAGTACCGCTACTACTGCCACTATCACTATCAACGGCACGAACGGACGGGGCGATGGATCGCCGCGCACACGCCCCCGGGAGCCGTAGTCGCCGCGCACGACGTCGGCGCCGTCGGCTACTACTCCCAGCGACGCATCGTGGACCTGGCGGGCCTCGTCTCGCCGGAGATCGTGCGCCACATGGGCAAACCGGACTACTTCGAACAGCTCCACCGCATCTTCGGGCGAGAGAAGGTGACGCACCTCGCGCTCCTCCGGAGCTGGCTCGAGCTCGACAACGTCGAACCGCTCTTCGTCGCGCACCCCGTTCCCGAGGTGATGGAGGTCTACGCCTGGGCGCCCCCGCGGGCGCACCTCGTGCCACCGCACGTGACTGCGGAACGCAACCTCGCCGCGTACGAGCTCAGCTCCGGGCGCGTCGCCGTGGGTCACGAGCGCCTGAAGCGACTCGCACGTGAGGATCCGCAGAGCGCTCGCACCTGGATGCTCCTGGCGGAGGCGAGTCTCCGGCGCGGCGACCGCCCCGCGGGCCGCAAGGCGCTCGACCGCGTGCTCCGGCTGAACCCCGACCACCCCGTCGCCCGCGCCTGGGTTGCGCGTCTGGCCCGGGGAGCGACCTGA